The bacterium genome window below encodes:
- a CDS encoding MerR family transcriptional regulator gives MILTIKEIASKLGVHEQTLRNWERSGLLKISRFGRNRTRIYNEKDLLLCRKIIGLSDQGINLRGIKELLAREKNGRVKGVVVGHRH, from the coding sequence ATGATCCTGACTATCAAAGAAATCGCCTCAAAGCTTGGCGTTCACGAGCAAACACTGCGCAATTGGGAACGTTCCGGGCTTCTGAAGATCTCTCGTTTTGGACGGAATCGGACCCGGATATACAATGAAAAGGACCTCCTCTTATGTCGGAAGATCATCGGCCTCTCGGATCAAGGCATCAATTTGCGTGGCATAAAAGAACTATTGGCACGTGAAAAGAACGGAAGGGTCAAGGGGGTGGTGGTCGGCCACCGCCACTAA
- the flgB gene encoding flagellar basal body rod protein FlgB: MVNPVVPIDPLMVLQKSLDSLAIQHEAIANNLANIDTPQFKRTVVSFQDKLKNALEVNPPSDLWRTNPMHFPMAKPISLDHFQPDSRTITETIGRNDGNNVDLEMESGVLAENNLLYNSLVDVTSRYMANLRHSITEGKQ; encoded by the coding sequence GTGGTTAATCCTGTCGTCCCTATCGATCCCTTGATGGTGCTCCAGAAGAGCCTGGATTCGCTTGCGATCCAGCATGAAGCCATCGCCAACAACCTGGCCAACATCGATACGCCGCAATTCAAGCGGACGGTCGTTTCATTCCAAGACAAGCTCAAGAATGCATTGGAGGTCAACCCGCCCTCGGACCTTTGGCGGACCAACCCCATGCATTTTCCAATGGCCAAGCCGATCTCCCTGGACCATTTTCAACCCGATTCCAGGACCATTACCGAGACCATCGGACGCAATGACGGTAACAACGTCGATTTGGAAATGGAATCCGGTGTTTTGGCCGAGAACAACCTTCTTTACAACAGTCTCGTGGATGTGACAAGCCGCTATATGGCGAATTTGCGGCACTCCATCACGGAAGGGAAACAGTAA
- the flgC gene encoding flagellar basal body rod protein FlgC yields MGALSGVFAPFAISASALTAERLRMDVISNNIANANTTRTVEGGPYVRQRVVFAPRFDATPAFAPLLPTMTPDGQPVGVRVTAIERDPATPKMVYDPGHPDANAEGYVAYPNVNVVNEMVDMISATRAYEANITAFNATKSMALQALSLGK; encoded by the coding sequence ATGGGCGCTCTTTCCGGTGTTTTTGCTCCGTTCGCCATCTCCGCATCGGCCTTGACGGCTGAACGCTTGAGAATGGATGTGATCTCCAACAATATCGCCAATGCCAATACGACAAGGACCGTCGAAGGCGGCCCCTATGTCCGGCAAAGGGTGGTTTTCGCTCCCCGCTTTGATGCGACCCCGGCTTTCGCCCCGCTTTTGCCAACGATGACCCCGGATGGGCAGCCGGTCGGTGTCCGTGTAACGGCGATCGAAAGGGATCCGGCGACTCCCAAAATGGTCTACGACCCAGGCCACCCGGACGCTAACGCGGAGGGCTATGTGGCGTATCCCAATGTCAATGTGGTCAATGAAATGGTCGATATGATCTCGGCGACACGGGCTTACGAGGCGAACATTACGGCTTTCAACGCCACGAAGTCCATGGCATTGCAGGCGCTTTCGCTGGGGAAGTAA
- the fliE gene encoding flagellar hook-basal body complex protein FliE, protein MQIQPIQMPISMTQGMIQPIQPLEAQSIANSTEVSAANFKDLLKNALTDLNASQVGANESIKNLATGGEENLHDVMISMEKASLTLQYAIQIRNKVLESYQSVIQMQI, encoded by the coding sequence ATGCAGATCCAACCGATCCAAATGCCCATCTCAATGACGCAAGGAATGATCCAGCCTATCCAACCTTTGGAGGCTCAATCTATCGCCAATTCCACCGAAGTTTCGGCGGCCAACTTCAAGGATCTTTTGAAGAATGCTTTGACGGACCTGAATGCCAGCCAGGTGGGCGCTAATGAATCGATCAAGAACCTCGCCACCGGCGGGGAAGAGAACCTTCATGATGTGATGATCTCGATGGAGAAGGCCAGTTTGACCCTGCAGTACGCGATCCAGATCCGTAATAAGGTCCTGGAGTCCTACCAGTCGGTCATTCAAATGCAGATCTAG